The sequence AATGATATTATGTTGTTCAAGTATTACAGTGGTCTCTTTGACAATGGAAGGGAAATGAAACGGACCCTTGTGATATGATCTTATCCATAATTTGAGGCAATAGGCAAATACTATTGGTCAAATTCATTATACATTTGGGGTTGTAATGGGATTTTGATAATCTGAATCccaattttaattttcctttttttttcttttgtaaaagtaAATCAAAACGTTGAAcattcaaatccaaattttataaattttcttttctcctaaagGGAATTAAGATGTTCAACATCCAGACTCcacttttcctctctctctctctctctctctctctctaaatttggACTATAAAATGAAGCCGTTATAGTTTCATCTAAGTTAGTagattttgtattttgtgtATAAGCTCttagttataacttatataTTTGTGTCACAATTTAGTTATGTGAACTTTCTAATTGTTACATGCATCTTGACCTcctaaaatttgattaaaataaaatggttgaTTTGTTTTTGATGGAACTTCACAATTTCATTTTcgtctaaattaattttaagggGTTCAAATATAACAATTGAAAGTTTATGAGTTGAATTAATTGTGATTAAAACCAACTAAATTGGGTAcggaaattataaaaatgaatgaGATACACTAGAAAGGATTTCATAAACACCAAAGTATTTAAAATGGTTATAAGTATAACATTAATCAATGATATGACGGAGCTAGGTTAATTCATATATAAGAGCATCCAATAGTGAATTCAATTGCCACTGGAAGACAAGACTTTACATATATTACATGGTATGAGAACAAGTCAGGTTTGAACTGAAGTCGATTAATTATTGGTTGAGAGCCAGAGGTACGTGTTCGTTGTAAATCAAGTAATTAAGGAAGATTGAAATTTAGTTGATACTATCCTAGTACTGTTGGACTATCAAAGCTTCCCCAACTCCAGAAGTTCCTGACTTTGCTCCATTATTTGAAGGAGGCTTCTGGTTTGTCCTCGCATTTATAGtccttaagaattttttttttagagaatttcaacctataatATTTGCTCTTGATAATAGCTTTTTAGCaccaaaccaagacaccaatcagtttttggtatatgcaaagattgaactccagatctcttatacaaccagagattttatcagttgagctaactggaaccaaCAACCCTTAAGAATTTAGATGTGTGATTTTGGTCAtctctatttattattattattattttttgagaaggtggTCATCTCTATTTACTTCTTTACTTTTCCAAATTTGACCgtccttaattaattaaaatttgtttgatttaaaTCCCAATTACCATCCGACCATATATGCTCATGATGATGCTGTACcatttatcatttttgttttaattaagttGCTATGGTGGCCATGCATGTAGTATACTAGTATTGCACatctttaaaagtattaatttaccgaTTTAAAGACAAGCTTGCATAAaactataataaatttaaatttcctCATAAACAtccaaaaataagtaaaaataaataaagaaaagtttttaCAATTACATTGTCCAACATGATTAGATCCCTAGACTTGATAAAATAAGATATGAGACGGAGGAATTGCATACTTGaaccatttttttaagaattggCCCCCAcaagaaaaattatttggcCCCCCCATTTGTCCACATTTAGTGTTTCTTCCAAACTTACTTATCACCTTTTAATATTTTcactcatttattattattttttattgttgaaacTCCTTCATAGAAgttttactttttcaattctcatcCTTCAATATATTTTTCCGATCTGGTGTAAGCTAATATTGTTCTTTATTGTTGTTCTATTGCTCTCTGTTGTAAGTTGATATTGTTGTCCATATCTGTTGCTTGTAAATATTGCTCTTTGTTACTGAATATATATGTTGTTGTTTTTCCTGCTCTATTTTTTCTGCTCTAATTTGTTGTGGCCATTCTTTTGGCAttgtattctttcttttctttgcataaaatttataattttgtctaaaaaaaagtgttgagCTTATTTGAAACTAGCAAAAATCACTTTAAAATCTTGGGAGGTAATAgagtattcttttttttttatcgaacCAATTGATAAGctttattcaaaatttcaattttggctCCTGTTTTACTCAAACAACCAAATGTGAAAGtcatcttgtatttttatatattattttatattggcTTATaatgattttgttatttttaatttctaaaaatattatatcttCTTGTAGATtagatattatatttatatttttagtttcttgaatGGTTTGAACTTATGGTTGTTAAAAGGACTAAGAGAAACTTAGAAGGGAAAATGCTTAAGATTCTTAATTGGTTATTTAGTTTTGTTAAGTgctaataaaaattacattgatTAAACCAATGCACAAAACCATATATGTagcattttgagttttttttttttttttgaattgttacTCACTACGAGATAGGTTGCCATTGGCCCCCACAAATCAAAATTCCTAGCTCCGTCCTTGGCTATAGTTATatcatattttctatatttatttgaaaataataatgtcATTACTTGTCAActtgataaaaattatttatcaaatataAATGTTTTCATCGTCAAATCTATTATAAGCACTAGCATGTAACTCCatgaatgcatttaaaattaaacaaaatttttattataaaaatataaataattagtcaaattaatttttttttaaagtatgtaacacatgcattcaagcatacatatagatacatttaaaattaaacacaatttttattataaaatatagataattagtcaaattagttttttaaagtaaacgtaattagtcacatattaaaattattatctaaatttaatactacttatgatcatttttttctaatttttaataagatagaacatgTGGTGACTTAATGCAgaaaaactcacttttttttagtttcttgagttaatttcttgtattttaaaatacatcTTCAACCATACTCTTAGACGCTGAACTTACAACTTAAATAGATTTAATCAAGGGTATGGAACCATTGTTGCCAGCACAAGATAACAACGAcccttagagcattagcatcaactgtgctaaaaaaaacattttgacacatcaaaaaatcaatttatctattttaaaacaatattttacaattcacTTACATCAGATATTCTATTCTTccatacaacacattaaaataatatataatacattaaaataGTCTGAAAAAACTCCtacaataaatcaaaataaataaatacaaaaccaACCACAACCATTAATTGCCACCGCCCACCCCCATCAAATTGgaaccccaccaccaccacaatccACCACTATTGCAAAGTGCAAACCCACCAGCACCCAAAATCAATATCACCGCCAACCACCGTAACCTAACCCCAAAATCATCCAACCACCGGTGACCACAATAACTAAAACCTAAAATCAACCTAACCACCACCCTCCTCCAtaccacaaccaccaaaatgAGGTCACAGCCACCGTACCCCACCAAAATTAGCTCACCATAACCcatcaaaatcaacccaaaaccaccccaaaaaaaaaaacccccggTGGGAGGTACATTGAGATAGATCCGAATGTGTGAGTCTAGAATACCAAAAACTCTTAGCATATATATGTCCTCCAGAACATGTGGGAGGTCAGCAGTGTTGTATGGTGGACGCAACGTGACGTGGTGGACAATGGtgtggttgagagagagagagagagagagagagagagagagagagagagagagagagagagagagagagagagagagagagagagagagagagagagagagagagaacctaaAGGTTTAGTTCTTAAAGTAACCAAGCTTTGAGTAATAGCTCAGAtaaagggtatgtttggtaggTTGTAATAGCTCCTGTAATGGAATAGTTATTCATGTGTAATATCAATTCGGTCATTTAGTTGCATCTTTATTACATAGATTAGTTATTACATtagaataactattctttaaattGAAGAATAACTATTCCTCTTTAAAATAGATGTAGTAGATATTCCTTAGTGcatataatttgttttaaaattaatatatttccaaaaatataaaatttcctTATAAATTATCTTTTACAAGCTTTTCTTATATAACAACCAAACTTATTAATAgtgttgaggtacaaatttttGGACCCTAATTTCTTTAGCCCACTCACACAAAATACCCACACAAGCCCAAGAATTATTTTGAAACCCACATAAATATCTCCCACACATTACTTAAATATTCTCCATGTTATTGGGCTCCCAAAAATGTTTCCTACATATATAAGCCCCACAAATTACTTTGGCCCCTCTCATAAACATTACCTATTATATTCCACATATTATCCAACTTGGGTTTTCACAAAATTACCCATCACATTGCTACCAACATTGGGCCACAAAAATATACTTCCTCCACAAAAGCCCAAAATCATTTAACTTGTGGGCaagacccaaaaagcccaacaaaaccCTTTACTAAGcctgttgctacacggcacgtttctaagcccgttgctacacggcacgtctaaacccgttgctacacggcacttCTAAGCTTGTTGTTACACTGCActtctaagcccgttgctacacggcacgtctaagctcgttgctacacggcaccccTAAGCCCATTGCTACAAAGCACTtttaagcccgttgctacataGCACTtttaagcccgttgctacacggcacttttaagcctgttgctacacggcacctctaagtccgttgctacacggTACCTCTAAGTCTGTTGCTGCACGACACATCTaaacccgttgctacacggtacccctaagcccgttgctacacgacacctttaagcccgttgctacacggcacctctaagcccgttgctacacggcacctttctaagctcgttgctacacggcacgaCTAAGGCCGTTGCTACACGACACCTATAATTTCATTGCTACATGGCAATATCtttacaaaatctcaaactattttacaatgcccaaatactaatttggcaaactacaTTTGACACTATTCtaaaaagcccaaatactaatttggcaactatttctaaaaaactcaaatattaatttggtattatttctaaaagcccaatactaatttggcaaactattttacaaagcccaaatactaatttggcactatttctaaaaaccaaaatattaatttgacaactatttacaaaagcccaaatactaatttgacaactatttctaaaagcccaaatactaatttggtaAACTATTTGcaaaattcttttacaaaagctcaaatactaatttggcaaccATTTCTAAAAagtcaaatattaatttggcacaCTATTTacaaaactcttttaaaaacccaaatattaatttggcaaactatttacAAAACTCCTTTACAAAAGctcaaatactaatttgacaactatttctaaaagcccaaatactaatttggcaaaatatttacaaaactcttttacaaaagcccaaatactaatttggtaACCATTTCTAAAAactcaaatactaatttggcaagcTATTTACaattacaaaacccaaataatattttggcaaatatttctaaaagcccaataatgttttggcactatttcataaagcccaatattgttttggcaactatttctaaaaacccaacaatattttggcaactatttctaaaagcccaataatgttttggcactatttcataaagcccaatattgttttggcactatttcataaagcccaataatattttggcaactatttctaaaagcccaatattattttgacactatttctaaaagcccaatattattttggcattatttcataaagcccaaatgctattttggcacatatttacaaaacttaaatattatcTTAACACTTATTTCACACATGCTAAATCCCTTactcatgggaaatataaataCTCATCCTTCAAGAAATACTCCTCTTACAAAACTTATAAAAGCCAATGTACGTCATCCATGGCAAAACTCTTCATTTTGTAGGGATGATCAAGCCCAAACAAGCCCAAATATAAAGCCCAGCTGGGGCCAGCCCAGGGCACACTCAAGTCCCAACAGCTGGAGCTCACGTGAGCCAACCAGCCAAAACTCAGCACAAATTCAGCAATTGGAGCCCACTCCCATCAGGCTCCAACTTGTCCAATCAAGTCAGCACAGTACACATGTCCATCAGGGGTTGAATCCTTCCCCTACAAGCTGaaatatcatcatttctcaTGTGACATAAAGCTGAAACTGACTAGACATAAAGCTGAAGGATTTGACAGAAGACTGAAGGGCTTCAGCTAGCCATCTCTTCTTTCTCCTCCAATCCATTCGGTTAAGCATCAAAAGCAGCCATGACCAGGCCATTAAAGCTCCTAGAACAAGCTGAAATCAGCTcattttttatgctaaaaatatGTATTCTCTGGTTCATGGACCAAGCACATGAACTCCTAATGGAGAAATTTAGGGAAACTTGGTTTGGAGGACACCAAGGGGATCCCAACAGAGTTCCCAGCAAAGGCTCCAAGGTTGACACCTAGCTTGGGGTGATACAACCTGCCTTAGGAAACTCTGAATCTAGTAGCAGCTCAACCAAGATCATTAGCTTATGCATGCTCTAATCCCATCAGCCAAGGCCAATCAGCATTAATGCTAAGTCAGAATCCCAGTTGATATTACCCAAAAACAGCAAGAGTCTTCCAAAAGGTTAAGCTTACTATTCTTAGCTAACATCCTAAGAACGAATCCCtaaggattttctgaagattggGGAAGATTTAGCAAAAGTTATTTGCCAATTGCCCCCTAAATCTCAACTATAAATAGAACCCTCCATTAATGCCTCAAGGGGGGAACAAGGAGATACCAAGAAAGATACTCACAGAGAAAAACTCTTACAAAAACCCTTTTGTTTTAGCTTCTCTAAATTCCAGCAAAATTCTAAGTCACAAAACTCTCAGTTTCAAACATGGAAGCTAAGTTCCCCAACTCCTAGCTCAAAAACACCTCTCATACCTCTACTTAAAAACATACAGCTCCTCCCCAGCAGAAATTCCCAACAGCCCCACTATACACTCTCACTCATTACCCATGCTACTCACAAATGTCTCTCTCTACTCATTATATATACTACATCCATGAGCATGCCTTGGCTCCATAATAGTTTTGCTGCACTAGctgggatctctctctctcccttcatctcacactAAGCTTTTCTCATTGTTTGCTATTATGGAACCCATGATATTTATCTATTCATTTACTATTCATGGTTATGATGTAACTGTTACCATAAAATTTTTCCCTCATATTATTGTACTAGAAGACTCTTTCCTAAAGCTAATGGATGATGGTTCTGATGTTTCCTCTTAATCCGTGAAATACTCAGAACTTATTTTACTGTACTGCTGAGTTACTCCTTTTctgcaaaaaaaatattacgGCTGGGTCACTCTTCTGCAGAAACACACTACAGTTGGGTTGCTCATTTTTGCAGAAGTACTTTGCCGCTAGGTTATTTTCTGCAGAACCATTTTACGGCTGGGTGGCTCTTTTCTGCAGAAGTACTTTGCCGCTGGGTTATTTTCTGCAGAAGCATTTTATGGCTGGATTACACTTTTTTGCAGAAGTACTTTACCGCTGGgttattttctgcagaaacacTTTATTGCTGGGCTGTTTCATACAGTATACTTTTTAACCGCACTAACGTGTCTACTGTAGGGATAGTTTATGGGCCATTATTGTAAGTCCAAATCTAGGCCCAAGGCATAAAAATATAGTCAATCAGTTGGATCTTCGCCGATAGCTTTGGGGCCATGCATCGGGCCTATCATCGAGTTTCAATATAGGCCCCCAACCCAATATAAATCTCATTTGTCGGAAAGGAAACTTTTTCGCCCCCGACAAATAGTAATAGTTATTTCATTACAATATCTTTTATTCCTAATAATAAATATCACTATTCCTAATGTAATCTACATTCAGTGTACCAAACGTAACTTAAAGAAAATGCATTAAATACTTAAAACAAATATGTGCCCTGTTTGTTTATGGATACGTCTTTCACATTCAATACTGAAGATGCTAAGATCTTGTTGCTTGTTTAACTACTCTTGAGGATTCTAAAAGGACATAAACTATTGCTGAATCTCTCTCCACATACGTTTGTTATATTCTTGTCTCTAAAGCTCATATCTTGGGGAAGAGTTTACTCGTGTAACTCCAGTACTATATGTGCATACCCTGAATTTGGTGAGAATTTGAACTcttctaattaattaattatgaggatcttttttacattaaatattCCCTATCATGACCTAGAATATAATCATATGGGCCTTCCACCTGCCTTGACATCTTCATCACATCTCAATAGAGATCAAGTTGAAGAAATATTACATCGTGCCATGTTAATTAAATAATGTAAGGTAGCTAGTAGGCCCACATCAAACATGACAAGAGAGATCAACATTCAACGTTATACTCGTATCCCGGCCAGATGACATAATATTAAGAGGACACTTGCATTGTGTCTATTGAGTATTTCCTATAAATTGGTTCCTTCAGAATCCTACATGCaagggaggaaaaaaataaataaaagtagttGAATTCAGGCTTTTGCTTTGCCACCATGAAGGTAATGTGTCaagtaattaattttcctatttCAACTTCCATCTCAATTAGATTTGGCTAATTAAGCTAGCTTCTGCGTGCATTTTTATTCAagtttcttaatttgttttcaTTTCATGCCACAGAAAATCGTGATAAAAGTCAACATTAACTGTCAGATTTGCAAGACCGAAGTACTGAAAGCTGTTACCAAGCTTACAGGTAAAGAACATAGCTGATATATATTTGCCTAATAAATATATTggccaaaaataaattttctgcTTAGAATTGATCAGTAGTACATTAATTATGTGGTTGAACACTGAACAGGTATAGATAAAGTATCCGTGGATGGAGAGAAGGGAATGTTAACTATTGTAGGAGATGTTGATCCAGTGTTGGTTGTAAGGAATCTCAAGAAGATTGGAAAGGTACCGGAGATCATCAGTGTTGGACCGCCAAAGCCTCCTGAATATTGCGAAGAGTTCAAGTTTCGTGAATGTCGTCCTTGCCCTCCATCCTGTAGGGAGTGTCAGCTCATTTTCACTAGCTATCCTTACAATGATGGCAGAACGTGCTCCATCTTATGAGAATTATATTGAGAGTGCCTTAATTTGTACCTCTATATATCTGTGTTGTATATATTGGATCAAATTAATGTCTGTGTTAGCTACGTGAATGCAGTTCTTGCATGCATTCTAATGAGTGTCAGCTCATTGCCGTCAGCTATATATATACCCTCACTATGATGGTTGAATGTGCTATATCCAATGAGAGTGCAATCCAGCTTGTATCTGATGAGTTGTATCAAATGTACTATCATGgtgtaaataaataattaccATCAACTAATTTATTGAACGCAGTTATTTATTTCTCATTGTGATACTGTCCTCTCTGTGTTTTTTCCCCTTGTTAGTCTTAGAAATGAAACTTGTTACATTCTAGCTAGCTTGATACGCGTATTTGACGCTTATTTTATCTTAACTGGAATCTTGAGAAACAATGGTATCACCTAAAgcattacaaaaacttaaaaacataaATGCATTAATGAAGTTCATGAAAAAGTAGTGGAAGAGTAGCATAGGCAAAGTCAACTCTCCATATAATATGATGCCCATCTGCAAATTCATTGTGAGTTCCATGTTTAATTAACTGTCCATGAAGTACATGATTAATTGTACAGCAAGTTTTGCCTGTATAAAATTACGTGCTTAATTATGTGACTATCCAACAAGACTCTTAAGCCAAAATATGtttacaaacaaataaatattgtGGCAGATTGTTGGTAAAGACTGCATCGAAGTTCATTTTCCTAGTtgcattaattatatatattgccATATACCAAATGCCGaagatatatttataaattagaaaGTCCAACATATATAtgcatacacacatatatatatatatatatatatatataagtatactCCTTTAACCTGGATGACCAATTAAAATTGATAGCATAGGCTTAACTAACAACACAAGAAACATTGACAGGAACGGAACACATGTTCTCCTCCGTGAAGCAGTGGTAAACGCGTGTTATAGCTCTTTAAAAATTTGTCACAACTATCACTTTCATttcagaaaaaacaaaaaaattggaactATTCAAAGATAGTGtcacatatattaataaatttgatcTTTCAGCGTAAATCACATGAATGCAGCAATCATAGGGAAGAGCAGGAAATAGAGTTGACGGATAGAAcacacgtaaaaaaaaaaaaaaaggatagaagACCACTTCAAAATTGACTTGGGAATGACAACCGTCATTGGCTTATATATTAAGCAGCCAATAGGTTACAGCTGGATTGAATATCAAAACAATATGGGTATCTACTCTTCTTAAGTTTGGTTGGAGTTTATGGCTGCTTGACTAGTTTTCCTAGTACGAAAATGCTAACGGGTGTACTTAGGGTAATGGTTAATAACTCATTTGAgggtttttatggaaaaataaataaataaagtaattaatgttttgacaaatttttacatttcccataaaagtgatgttaaaactttcctaaaatggattgttaaccattgtCCTAAGAACACCCATTAGCATGATTCTTGTTAATAATAATTCGATATAATTAAATGTAAAGTAGAGTGAAATATCTTAAAAGTTTCATATATCTTATCAAATTAATGCACTTTTGACTTACATGATAGATCACTAAGATTTAAGctccaattttctttttattta comes from Castanea sativa cultivar Marrone di Chiusa Pesio chromosome 3, ASM4071231v1 and encodes:
- the LOC142627814 gene encoding heavy metal-associated isoprenylated plant protein 2, which codes for MKKIVIKVNINCQICKTEVLKAVTKLTGIDKVSVDGEKGMLTIVGDVDPVLVVRNLKKIGKVPEIISVGPPKPPEYCEEFKFRECRPCPPSCRECQLIFTSYPYNDGRTCSIL